From the Mustelus asterias chromosome 14, sMusAst1.hap1.1, whole genome shotgun sequence genome, one window contains:
- the LOC144503651 gene encoding uncharacterized protein LOC144503651 isoform X2: MQPLSRPDTSTASAARLPEHQACGGWVRAALPATVYPVTTLPLFMHRHWDPSSLFLQRFHPILLLRVSRGAGATCVLPAHLDSRFKLALTHALTTEGWFKLGEHPQAFHRSHYLTKFNPRPYEEMPGDSNSTLFTDLKVAVFSAVKLLSV; this comes from the exons ATGCAGCCTTTATCCCGGCCGGACACTTCCACTGCCAGCGCTGCGAGGCTGCCTGAGCACCAGGCATGCGGCGGCTGGGTTAGAGCCGCGCTGCCTGCAACTGTCTACCCCGTCACCACCCTTCCCCTCTTTATGCACCGACACTGGGATCCgagctctctgttcctccagcgcTTCCACCCCATTCTCTTGCTTCGGGTGAGTAGAGGTGCTGGTGCAACCTGTGTCCTGCCGGCACATCTTGATTCACG TTTCAAACTAGCACTGACTCATGCACTGACGACTGAAGGTTGGTTTAAATTGG GAGAACATCCCCAGGCGTTCCACAGGAGCCATTACCTGACAAAATTTAATCCCAGGCCATATGAGGAGATGCCAGGTGAcag CAATAGTACCTTGTTCACCGACCTGAAGGTTGCTGTGTTTAGTGCAGTGAAGCTTTTATCCGTATAG
- the LOC144503651 gene encoding uncharacterized protein LOC144503651 isoform X1, giving the protein MQPLSRPDTSTASAARLPEHQACGGWVRAALPATVYPVTTLPLFMHRHWDPSSLFLQRFHPILLLRVSRGAGATCVLPAHLDSRFKLALTHALTTEGWFKLGEHPQAFHRSHYLTKFNPRPYEEMPGDRKYVASAVLLLLHDTVKNLSKVNFGCQFAS; this is encoded by the exons ATGCAGCCTTTATCCCGGCCGGACACTTCCACTGCCAGCGCTGCGAGGCTGCCTGAGCACCAGGCATGCGGCGGCTGGGTTAGAGCCGCGCTGCCTGCAACTGTCTACCCCGTCACCACCCTTCCCCTCTTTATGCACCGACACTGGGATCCgagctctctgttcctccagcgcTTCCACCCCATTCTCTTGCTTCGGGTGAGTAGAGGTGCTGGTGCAACCTGTGTCCTGCCGGCACATCTTGATTCACG TTTCAAACTAGCACTGACTCATGCACTGACGACTGAAGGTTGGTTTAAATTGG GAGAACATCCCCAGGCGTTCCACAGGAGCCATTACCTGACAAAATTTAATCCCAGGCCATATGAGGAGATGCCAGGTGAcag AAAGTATGTGGCCTCTGCTGTTTTACTCTTGCTTCATGACACAGTCAAAAACTTGTCAAAGGTAAATTTTGGGTGCCAATTTGCATCCTAA